The following proteins come from a genomic window of Corallococcus sp. NCRR:
- the dhbC gene encoding isochorismate synthase DhbC, with product MIPDTKITERQPDARTVDGVVGAPAVSREPEQEALSSRLLRDYDAGAFFFASPKRTMLARGVFATVPDAGGVNSLDGLPERVASVLNASRDAAHDIPVAVGAVPFDGKVAAHLVVPNTIQRAGPMVFDTAALARAPLAGQYTLRPVPEPSAYKDGVAAALKLMQEGPLRKVVLSRSLHVDTAAPVDLRQLLHNLARRNPHGYTFAVDLPQRADAAPGAGRRTLIGASPELLVARSGLQVLANPLAGSAARSTDPVEDQARATRLMASPKDLHEHAVVIDAVAEALRPFCKTLDVPRGPSLVSTQTMWHLSTRITGELKDPSITSLTLALAMHPTPAVCGHPTALAHEAIANLEPFHRGYFTGTVGWCDANGDGQWAVTIRCAEADERTLRLFAGAGIVVGSTPEAELAETEAKFRTMLQAMGLGLEVQP from the coding sequence ATGATTCCTGATACCAAAATCACTGAGCGACAGCCGGACGCGCGGACGGTGGACGGCGTGGTGGGCGCGCCGGCCGTGTCGCGGGAGCCGGAGCAGGAGGCGCTCTCTTCGCGGCTCCTGCGCGACTACGACGCGGGCGCGTTCTTCTTCGCCTCTCCCAAGCGCACCATGCTGGCGCGCGGCGTGTTCGCCACGGTGCCGGACGCGGGCGGGGTGAACTCGCTGGACGGCCTGCCGGAGCGCGTGGCCTCGGTGCTCAACGCCTCGCGGGACGCGGCGCATGACATCCCGGTGGCGGTGGGCGCGGTGCCCTTCGACGGCAAGGTGGCGGCGCACCTCGTGGTGCCCAACACGATCCAGCGCGCGGGGCCCATGGTGTTCGACACGGCTGCCCTGGCGCGGGCTCCCCTGGCCGGTCAGTACACGCTGCGGCCGGTGCCGGAGCCCTCCGCGTACAAGGACGGCGTGGCTGCGGCGCTGAAGCTCATGCAGGAGGGCCCGCTGCGCAAGGTGGTGCTGTCGCGCTCCCTGCACGTGGACACGGCGGCGCCCGTGGACCTGCGGCAGCTCTTGCACAACCTGGCCCGGCGCAACCCGCATGGGTACACCTTCGCGGTGGACCTGCCGCAGCGCGCGGACGCGGCCCCCGGCGCGGGCCGGCGCACGCTCATCGGCGCGAGCCCGGAGCTGCTGGTGGCGCGCTCTGGCCTCCAGGTCCTGGCCAATCCGCTGGCGGGCTCCGCCGCGCGCAGCACGGATCCGGTGGAGGACCAGGCGCGGGCCACGCGGCTGATGGCGTCGCCCAAGGACCTGCACGAGCACGCGGTCGTCATCGACGCGGTGGCGGAGGCGCTTCGGCCCTTCTGCAAGACGCTGGACGTGCCCAGGGGCCCGTCGCTCGTGAGCACCCAGACGATGTGGCACCTGTCTACCCGCATCACGGGTGAGCTGAAGGACCCGTCCATCACTTCTCTGACGCTGGCGCTGGCCATGCACCCCACCCCGGCGGTGTGCGGCCACCCGACGGCGCTCGCGCACGAGGCCATCGCGAACCTCGAGCCGTTCCACCGCGGCTACTTCACGGGCACGGTGGGCTGGTGCGACGCGAACGGCGACGGTCAGTGGGCGGTCACCATCCGCTGCGCGGAGGCCGATGAGCGCACGCTGCGCCTCTTCGCGGGCGCGGGCATCGTCGTGGGCTCCACGCCGGAGGCGGAGCTCGCGGAGACCGAGGCCAAGTTCCGCACCATGCTCCAGGCCATGGGCCTGGGCCTCGAGGTGCAGCCGTGA